From the genome of Leptotrichia sp. oral taxon 847:
CAAAAGATTATAAAGGTATAAACAAAAAATATAAAAAAACTGGATTTAAAAAGAAAAAAGATGCACAGCAATATGAATACGAATTTAAGTTAAAAATTTCAAAGTCAATGAATATGACTTTTAATTCTTTATACGAAATATATTTCGATGACTATAAAAAAAGATATAAGCCAACTACGGTAAATACAACGCAGACTCTTTTTAGTACACATATTTTACCTTTTTTGGGGAAAATGGAGCTTTGCAAAATTACTCCTTTTGTAATTCGGGAATGGCAAAATGAAATACTTGAAAAGAAAAATAACAATAAAAAACTCAGTGAAAATACGAAGTCAAGTTTATTTTCTGCACTAAAAAGTTTATTTAGCTGGGCTGTGAAATATCAGGGATTAAATGAAAATCCATGTAAAAATTTAGGCTCATTTGGAACAAAAAAAAATCAAAATGAAATGAATATTTGGTCATTTGAAGAATTTGATATATTTATAAACAAATTAAACGAATTTGGGAAAAAATATTTTGTAGAAATGATGGCTTTTAAAACATTATTTTGGACCGGAATGAGAGTTGGTGAACTTATGGCTTTAACATTTGGAGATGTAGATCTTGAAAATAAAATGATAAATATCAATAAGACACTTTCAAAAGTTAAAGGAAAAGTTTATATTACTGCTCCAAAAACTTTAGGTTCAAAGAGAAAAATTTTAATTCCGGAAATTTTATTAAATGATTTAAAATACTACTTCGAGAATTTTGATATTGTATCTACAAAACGAATTTTTGAAATAAAAACTGCAAGACTTCGATATATTTTGACAAAGTTTACAAATGTGCTAGGCTTAAAAAGAATAAGGATTCATGACTTTAGACATTCCCACGCTTCATATTTGCTTTTTTTGAAAGCTGACATTACAGCAATAAGCAAGCGATTAGGACATGACAATTTACAGACGACAATAAATACATATTCACATCTGTATAAAGATGCAAATACTCAATTAATTGACAAAATAAATAACACAAAAATAAAATAATTTTTATAAAATAGAACTTTTCTAGAACTTTTTTAAATTTTAAAATACATCCA
Proteins encoded in this window:
- a CDS encoding tyrosine-type recombinase/integrase, coding for MPVYYNADKKTWYTTFYAKDYKGINKKYKKTGFKKKKDAQQYEYEFKLKISKSMNMTFNSLYEIYFDDYKKRYKPTTVNTTQTLFSTHILPFLGKMELCKITPFVIREWQNEILEKKNNNKKLSENTKSSLFSALKSLFSWAVKYQGLNENPCKNLGSFGTKKNQNEMNIWSFEEFDIFINKLNEFGKKYFVEMMAFKTLFWTGMRVGELMALTFGDVDLENKMININKTLSKVKGKVYITAPKTLGSKRKILIPEILLNDLKYYFENFDIVSTKRIFEIKTARLRYILTKFTNVLGLKRIRIHDFRHSHASYLLFLKADITAISKRLGHDNLQTTINTYSHLYKDANTQLIDKINNTKIK